GCCTGTAAGCGTGTCTCCCGGCTCCTGTCAGAGGGAGCACACACCACTGCTCAGCAACGGCCTGGTGGCAGCTGGGCCCAGGACGTGGGAAGACACGGGTGGGACGTGGTTGTGCGGAGGAGGGACGTGGACACAGGGAGCCTCCCCACAGTGACAGGCACCAGCCGCCGTCTCCTCTTCCTGGAAGCGGGGCACTGATGGTTACAGCAGGGAGCTGCGTGGATGACTTCAAGCCCCAGGGAGAAGCTCCAGGAGGGGCCCCGGATGGAAATGAGGAGAAAGCCACCCGTGTCCCGACCGGGGGAGTGTCCCGATCACGACACAAGCAGAAGAGGCGTGTGTCctactttttaaacaaaatgttagGACCTAGGTTGAAAATCACACcttgatagaaacggacagaaacACAACAGGGCAGGGTGGGGCTCCTTGTGGGTAAGACCCTGGGGCCTCACCCCTCACGTCCGCCAGCTTCTCTGTGGTTTCCGTGGTCTCACCTGTAAAGGGGGGTTTTGGAAGGACGGAAGCTGCAGGCGTGCTGTGACAGTCAGGGACGACTGTGTGTGCATTGCACGGCACAGAGGACAGAGGCCGTGAGCTTCAGTCAGAAAAAGATCCTCGTCCTGAAAAGAAAGCTGGTTGAATCATGTCAAGCCCAGAAACGTGGGCCTTGCTCTAACGGGTACTGGGAGTGCGGCCCTGCGGCGAGCCCCCTGGCCCACAGAGCGAGCCCACCCCGGGGCTGCTCCCCACTGCTCTGTAGGAGAGCTCGCTGCTCAGTGCAAGCGTCTGAGACACCCACGTGACCAAAAAACAAACTCTCACCATTCCTTGAAACGGCAACCAGTTCCTAATTCTGGGTTTTTGGAAATTCCCTCAGAGGCCCAGTGCCCTGATGCCCTCCCTTCCCGCCATCGGCTGTGCGTGCCGCGTACGGTATAAGCCAGTGTCCCTGAGCCGAGACACCGTGACTCATGGGAACAGCTCTTGGCTCCCCTGGAAAATTGGGCGGCaaccaaaagccagcagccactcTTTCTTTCTGAGCTCTCTCTCCCAGAGCTCAGGGACTGTTTGGGTGCAGGTAACCCAGACAAAGTGTGGGTCATGACCTCCAGGGTCTCACAGACCAGCGTGCTGCAGGGTCTGGCCGGGGTCCCAATCCCTGATCAGTTCACTGGGGCCCCGCACCCAGGACCTGAGAGCTtgaggggggcgggggcagggggcaaGAACAGTGCCGACCAAAGCAAAGGGCTGTGCTCAGGCTGTGACAGACCTGCGTGGCCGATGGGCAGTGTCCTGTGGGCTGTGCAGGGAggccacaggggtgggggaggaccaGGCGCAGGCAGGCGGGAAGAATGTCAGAGGCTTCTGCAGAGGGGCTGGTGACATGTCACCACAGTGGTGAGGCTGAaggtgaagagacagagagacaggacttGGTGACGTCACGTGTGAGGTCTGAGCATGACGTGTCCCTCCCACCATCCATCTGCCCTCCCCTCACCGGCGAAGCAACCATGAAAACCGACTGTTTGCTGGAGGGATGCCAGGAGCCTTCCGGAAATCGGGACGCGGGCTCCCATGGAGGATGAAAGGAAGCCCTTACACAGGGTCCCTAAGTCGCTGTAGCCGTTAGATATCTGCCCCCCCCTAAACGAATGCTTGTTTGTAGCGGTGATACTGCTGAGATCACCACACGCCATGCCCACATGTCACTCACAGGATCGTGCTGGCGCCGTGGCCCGATGAGGAGGCACCTTCCCGGGGACACGGAGCAGGGTGGTCACTCCATCGTGCTGGTGCGTTTCTGTGGCAGCCGGCAAAACCACGTGTGTGTGTGCCGGTAACACTGAGACTCACATGCGGAGGCCCCGCTGCGGACACTGCTGCCCTCCTCCCGAAGCGCAGGAACTCCGCGGTCCGAGGCTCCCCAGCGGCGGCCTCTCGCCTGGACACCAGGACTGGACGGCACCTCACAGGCCGCACTGCAAGGGCTCCGGGGACAACGTCACTTCGGTCTGTGCATTTCCTGGTGGGAAGGTTGGGGGTTCAGTTTTGCTTCTCTGACTTCAGGTCGCACCCCAACCCCTGTGGGATGCGTGGAGAGGTGGGGAAAGGGCCGTGCACAGCGGCCAGTGAGCAGGAGAATGGGGGGCGTGCCCACGTGCCCAGGGGAGCTGGGCTGAGCCTTGTCCAGGAGCCTCCAGGAGAGCTGGGGACCCTGCTCCCTAGTGGACGTCTCAGGTGACTGAGGCTCAGGCCCCGCCCTGGCCAGCGCCCAGGTGCTGAGTCATTCCACCGCCCAGGTGCTGAGTCATTccaccgccccgcccccgccagcACCCAGGTGCTGAGTCATTCCACCGCCCAGGTGCTGAGTCATTCCaccgccccgcccccaccagcGCCCGGGTGCTGAGTCATTCCACCGCCCAGGTGCTGAGTCATTCCaccgccccgcccccaccagcGCCCGGGTGCTGAGTCATTCCACCGCCCAGGTGCTGAGTCATTCCaccgccccgcccccaccagcGCCGGGTGCTGAGTCATTCCaccgccccgcccccaccaccGCCCGGGTGCTGAGTCATTCCACTGCCCAGGTGCTGAGTCACGCCACGTGACAGAGCTGAGCTCCGCACGGTGGTGCGGGTGCCAAACACCTGGCCCCGGGACCTGCCTGTTCAGGTGCGGGCCCGCAGGTGTGAGAGCCAGCACATGAGCACACGCACAGCAGGCACAGCAGACACGTGTGTGCCATCAGCAACGGGCGCTTCAGGGAGCTCTGGCGTCCAGGGTCCTCGTTGCTCCCGGGCTCTCTGCCGCGGGCCACCCCAGGCTCGGCTAGAGCGACGTTCCTCGCTGCAGACGCACGCGGCAGAGAGACCCCGTGTCTCTTACCTGTGACAGGTGAGcagactggggctcagagagtgTGCGCCCGCGGCGCCTGGAGAGACGGGGACAGAGGGAGGGCTCCCCGCCGGGCCCGTGTGGGACCAGGAAGAGGCCCCTCTGCCCGCAGGCCCTGGCGCAGGAAGACACGGGGCGACTGCTTGACAGGGAGGGGCCCCACTGGGCAGCGTGGTTGTCAGTTAGCCCGACCTCGGGCGTGGGGCCTCGTGATGAACTCGACTGCGGATCCCGTACTGCACCTCTCTGGGACCTTCCCAAAGGCGCCTGCCGGCTCTGCGTCTGTGCGGCCCACCACCCCTGAAGACAGACCCTCCGTGTCAAACCCTGGTCAGCTGGGGGTTTGATCTTTCTCTCTGAACCATGTCCACGCTCCGCCACGCTGGGACAGCCATCGCCCCACGCCCGCGCCAGCCCAGGGCCCTCGCGTCACGGGCCCCACTTTCAAAGTTCCAAAACTGGGACCCTCCTGAGGACACACAGGAGTGTGGCGGTGTGCACATGTTCATGCACAGACACGTGCCTGTGTGTcatacgtgcacacacacatgtacacacacaccagCACACTGCCTCTCAGGGCCGGATGCTGAGGGCAAGGGCGTCCTGACTCACGTGTAATACTCACAGCCAGGTGCCAGGTGCCCAGGGGGCCTGCAGCCCTCTCAGAGCGCCCACAGGGCTGCCCCTGGGCCCTCAGGTCTGAGCACTGGCCCCGGGTTTGTGCCCCTCATGCTAGTGGACAGCTGACATCCTGCGTCTCCTTTGTAGTGAGGACCCTAGAAGTGCTTGTAAGTGGGGCAGTTCTCGGGAACTCCTTCTGCACCCCCAGGACTGAGGCCCCAGGACCTGGCTGGCCTTCCCAGAGGCCTGGCCGGCCTtctctgcccccgcccccactcccccctgcagccaggaggcaggggccTCAGCAAGGCCCTGTGTTCCAGGCACCTCTGATGCTTCATTTTCGGGAAATTACCAGCTCATTTTCTAGCTCATTCTGTGATGTAGCAACAGCCTCGAAGTCAGGCAGCCGTGACCAACCAGTAAATATTTACGAAGCCCGGCTGCTGGGGCTGCCTCAGAGCAGCTGGCCCCGCCGGGGAGGGGGAGACGCTGCACGCTCACTTCCGAGGAAATGGGGTGCCCCACCCCACGCCCACCAGCTCAGGCAGCAGCTCAGGGCCGGGGGCTCTGCGTCTAGGATGGGTGCTGGGCTTCCCTGAGCTCGTGTCTCTAAGCAGCAGAAGATTATGTTACCAAACAACAAGCACCTCTCTTCTTCCAGGTGACacaggtaaactgaggcacacCAAATCCCACGTCCCTCCTGCCGCACAGGACCGTCGGCCACTGTCCCATTTGTGGACACGTTTTGTGTTTACTTCATTAGCTAAGGGTCCCCCCAGTGCCCACCCAGAGAACACCCCAGCCCACATCTGAGAGGGGCAAGGACAGGCCCGGCGGTCCTGTGCCCTGTGTGCGTGTCAGGGCCTCTCAGAATCGACACAAGGCCCTCCGTCAGCCATGTGGCCGCAGGGACAGCCTGTGTCCCTCTGCAAGCCGAGTGTGCACTAGGACAGGCGGGGTGGATGTGGGGCGGGGCCCAGACTAGCGAAAGCTGTCCCCGTGCGGGTGACAACCTCCGTGACACCCACAGGCCCACACCTCAGGCCCACAGTGCCACGCAGGAAAGCAAGCCGCCCTGTGAGTGGGGTGTCACTGGAGGGCcaaggtgtgtggatgtctgccCAGCCGCATCCTCAGCCTAGACCTGAGGGGCACTCACGGCGTCCAGGGCTGGAGAAAGACCAGACATTTGCGGACAGCCAACGGATGTGGTCCAACCATGACGGCTCCTTGGTGAGAAGGATGGCAGGGTTAGGCCCCGGCTCCAAGGAGACTGGGCCGGGGACGCAGAAGAGTGGCTGTCATCTGTGAGGTTTCCAGCTGGCAGTCTAAGGGAgggacctccccaccccccaccccccacagcacGGCAGGCAGGAAGCAGAGCCAGGAGTGACCCTCGGCTGCGGAGGAGGCGGGCTTTCCCGTGTCCCCTCCCACAGTTGGGGGACAGGCCGCGGGACCACACTTCACTCTGAGGAGCGGGTGGGGAGGCAAAGGGCggacagggcaggagggagaTGCACCCCGGGCGGTTCTGGGGGTCTGTCCCCGCTGGGATCAGCTCCAATCCTCTCTTTCCCAGTTTGGAGCAAACACCCAGgaaaaaacagaaggaaggaagagacgtCCCTCTTACGGACTCCCCCGCCTTCAGGAACGCTCTGCGCTGTGCCCATCCCAGAGCTGAGACCGCGGGGCGGGGATGACCCCTCATCTCCTGGGGCTGATTTGATGGCCTCCTCCTCCCGGAGGTGACCTGTGTGCGCGTGTCCCTCCCTTGGGGTCCATTGTGATGCCCGCGTGGCTAGAGCAGCCCAGAACCAAAACTGAAATGGTAGAGGACACGCACTGTGAGTTTTCTGAGGGGGGGACCACGTTTCCAGACATGACCGACAGGCAGAGCCCACAACCGCTCAGCTGTTCCGGTCGGGCTGGGCGAGGGGACCAGGCTGCCCTCGGAGGCCTCCCGTCTGTGAGGCCGAGCTCCCACCTTAAACAAACGCATCTAGTAGAGCCGATGCCGCTGACGCACCCTTGAGGGTGTCGTGAGCGTCCTCTGCCAGAGGCCCTCTGTTTAAGGTTCCTGGTGTCCAGGTGTAAACCGCACATCAGTGTGCAGCCCCTGCGACTTGTTACAGAGCTCCATCAACTTTGGATGGGATGTGCTGATGAGTCATGGGTAATGCATGCTCCTGTTAAGTTCATCAATTGTGAACGTGTGTGGTATAAAGTTTAAATGGAACACGACCTTTCCTCAAATTCATGGAGCTCCTCATTAGCAAGTACACTGTGAAGTTTGCTTTCAATTCATAATGTAAGAAACatccataatttttttaagtgagagaaggggagatagagaggctcccacatgtgccccaaactgggatccacccggcaacccctgtctggggctgatgctccaatcaactgacctacttttagcacctgaggttgatatttgaaccaaccaagctatcctcagcgcccagggccgatgctcaaaccactcaagccactggctgcaggaggggaagagggagagaagggaagaaggaggggaagagaagcagatagatggtcacttctcctgtgtgccctgactgggaatcgaacctgggatgtccatacacccggccgatgctctgttcactgacctatcagccagggccacatcaataaatttaaattaccaCATTTAATTTAAGGACTGGATGTAGAGGAAGATATGGAGTTACTTTCATGCATGATGCCCTCCAATTTCGATCCAAGgtttagaactttttctttggCGCTTTAAAAAGCCCAGCAGATCTGCTTTCTGTCGACCCTTTGGGGTACAGTAGGAGGCTCCTCACTACAGACAGCATGTTGACGGTGAGAACCTGTATCAACAATGAACGAGAACAAGTACATTGTATCCCTGTGCTTTCCTCTCCTGTCACTGGCTCGTGCGGGGCTCCGGCCAGCTCTCCAAACATCCTGACCCGTCTGTTGAACGGGGGTTTGGGTAGCTAGAAGCCACTTCAGGAATCACCCTGAAGTTCATTTGCAGAATTGTTACACATCATTCTTATACTTACCGGCTTCCCTTATGCTTCCCAAATGACCGTTATcagtttaaattaaataatgtatgtTCTAGAAGCTGTTTAGCATGGAATAAAGGTAAAGATGAGCCCGTGGCCATGGTGGGCCCCTGCACAAGCCACACACACTCATCTGCTCCCCAGGAACCTCTGCACTTGGAAGGTCTCAAGCTGgcccctttaaaaaagaaaacggcattttaaaaaatggttactgTTTCAGATTGGTTGATGTTTCAGATTGAAACAGTCGTCTTATTTCTTTTAAGTACCTCGATGGGGGCAGCACACATCCGCCCCTTTCCTGAGCTCCCGCCTTAGTTTCTTACTGGCGCCAGGTTCCGCTGTTGAAACGTGAGCAGAGTGACTGAGGTGCAGGGGGACCGGAAGCTTCCGGGCTTGTTGACTTTCCCCTCCACCCCGTTGGCCTGCAGCTCGGCCTGCCCAGGACAGCCAGTCTCAGGCTGGGACTCGTGCCCTAACCCTCAgctccttctctgccttccccgCCCGGGCCTGGCCTTCAGTACCCGCCCGGGGCGAGGGTGGGCGGCCGCTGGGAGCCACACACGTGTCCCAGGATGCAGCTGGCCGGCGGGTGCCCAGCAGGAGAAGTGGCCCCGAGGCACGGTGCTCTCTTTCTCACCCGCTCGCCGGGTCCCAGACGAAGTTCCCTTTCGCCTTGATGTTCCCTCGTCACCCCTCCCCCTGAAGGTTTCCAGGATCCTAACTTTCCAACAAATGAGACATTATGAAAAGTCGTGTTTATCTTAGCGAACTATCTCAATTAAAACATTCCATTCCAAGAGCATGACCCACAGTCTGGCACCTTCGAGGTTGCACGGAACAGCTGGTCCTCCTCAACGGCCAGCGAGAAGCTGCTTCCTGCCACTAGGTCCCTGTCCCGGGAGTGGGGGACAAGCATCCCACAGGACCCGGAGGCCAGCACCTCGCTCGCTGAGGGGACAAGGCCAGCCCACCAGGGCATCGGAGGGGTGACCCCCGGGCCAGGCCAGCTCTTCCCTCTGAGGCGTGCCCTGCCGGGAACTGCTCTGGGGACCAGCCACGTGCTCATCCCCCCAGAGAGCTGTCCCAGACACTTGGACTCAGTCACCGGGGCCAGCTCCAATGTGGAGCATCCCTCAGCCACTCTGTGTCAGCCCCCGGGGGCGCACGAGCCAGCCAGACAGGCCCACCCCAGGCGCCCTCACAAAGGGGGCACAGGGGGGCACGTTCTGGGAGCGGACGTGGCGGCTCTGTGGGGGGTCTGGAAACCGACAGCAGGCGGGCTTTGTGTTGGGCACAGAGGGGGCTCCGGGGAGAGACGGGGCGAGGGGCACAAGGGCCACTCTGGCCGCTGCCTGCGGCTTGGTGGCAGAGTTGGGGTAGAGAGGTACCTTGGTCCAGCAATGGCAGAGGTCACATGGACTTGAACCAAGACCGACCTTTCTAAGAGCACGTCAGACTAAATGGTGCTGGCACAAAGCCGCATCCCTGGGGCCCGGCCCTGTCCTCCCGTGGACGCGGGACCACCGACTCCGGGATGATGCTCGGACGCGAGACCACCgtcttcgggatgatgctccggGCGCATCTCCCGCTCCGTCATCTCGACTTGTACACAGAAAAGCGTGAGATGAAAAACTCTCCCTTCCAGAGTCTGTGAATTTTAGATTCCACCACTTGATAGAAATAGAACCTTAGTTATTTCTTCCAAAGAAGAAAGACTGCTTGAAATCAGTACAAAGGCTTGGGTCAGTTCAGCCTGATACTGCGGGAGCGTCTCGCCACCCCAGCGGGGGGACAGGGGGCGGTGACGGTGAGCCAGGCCCCGCCCACCACCTTCAGGGACTCCCGTGGGCTCCCTGGAGTGCGCCCTCCAAACATCTCCATGACGAGGTTTGAACTCCCCACAGTGAAGGTGCTGTTAGCAGGGCGAGTCTTTGGAAGGTGAATAGGTCATGAGGACCGAGCCCCAGAAATGGGGTCCGTGCCCCTGTAGCAGATGCCATCTGTGACCAGGAAGAGTCCTCACCAGACACCCAGTCTGCTGGCTCCTTGGCCATGGACTTTCCAACATGGAGACAGGAGTGTCCGTTGTTTCGGCCCCTCAGCATGGGGTGTTTGGTTTAGTGACCTGACTGGACTAAGTAAGACACAGGATCTGGGCAGACAGCCCCTCTGTCCCTGGTGCTAGGATGGCAGAGGAAACGCTATGACCTTCCTCGTGAAGTAGATGCCGTTCCATTAGTGAATGCTTGTCACATCAGCCAGCTCTGGGCAAAGGTGTCACAGGGCAAATGGATGAGGAACAATGCCCACAGCTGCGTTAGAGGGCAACGTCCCTCGACCCGTGGCCGCCACGCCCACAGGGGCCACTCAGACGACTGCGAAGGCCCCACAGAGTCACCTCGCGCATGTCCAGGGTGGCCGGCcgcctcctctgtgtcctcacccctgccctgctcacctccccctgagcaccctgcgtcctcacccctgccctgctcacctccccctgagcaccctgcgtcctcacccctgccccgctCACCTCCCCCTGAGCACCCTGCGTCCTCACTCCTGCCCCGCTCACCTCTCCCTGAGCACCCTGCGTCCTCACCCCTGTCCTGCTCACCTCCCCCTGACCTCCGTGCGTCCTCACCCCTGCCCTGCTCACCTCCCCCTGAGCACCCTGCGTCCTCACCCCTGCCCTGCTCACCTCCCCCTGACCACCCCTGCCCTGCTCACCTCCCCCTGAGCACCCTGCGTCCTCACCCCTGCCCTGCTCACCTCCCCCTGAGCACCCTgcgtccccacccctgccccgctcACCTCCCCCTGACCACCCTGCGTCCTCACCCCTGCCCTGCTCACCTCCCCCTGAGCACCCTGCGTCCTCACTCACCCCTGCCCTGCTCACCTCCCCCAGAGCACCCTgcgtcctcacccctgccccgctcacctccccctgaccaccctgcgtcctcacccctgccccgctcacctccccctgaccaccctgcgtcctcacccctgccccgctcacctccccctgaccaccctgcgtccccacccctgccccgctcACATCCCCCTGAGAACCCTgcgtcctcacccctgccccgctcacctccccctgaccaccctgcgtcctcacccctgccccgctCACCTCCCCCTGAGCACCCTgcgtccccacccctgccccgctcacctccccctgaccaccctgcgtccccacccctgccccgctcACCTCCCCCTGAGCACCCTgcgtccccacccctgccccgctcacctccccctgaccaccctgcgtcctcacccctgccccgctcacctccccctgaccaccctgcgtccccacccctgccccgctcACCTCCCTCTGACCACCCTgcgtcctcacccctgccccgctcacctccccctgaccaccctgcgtccccacccctgccccgctcACATCCCCCTGAGAACCCTgcgtcctcacccctgccccgctcacctccccctgaccaccctgcgtccccacccctgccccgctcACCTCCCCCTGAGCACCCTgcgtccccacccctgccccgctcacctccccctgaccaccctgcgtcctcacccctgccccgctcacctccccctgaccaccctgcgtccccacccctgccccgctcACCTCCCTCTGACCACCCTgcgtcctcacccctgccccgctcacctccccctgaccaccctgcgtccccacccctgccccgctcacctccccctgagaaccctgcgtcctcacccctgccccgctcacctccccctgaccaccctgcgtccccacccctgccccgctcACCTCCCCCTGAGCACCCTgcgtccccacccctgccccgctcacctccccctgaccaccctgcgtccccacccctgccccgctcACCTCCCCCTGACCACCCTGCGTCCTCACCCCTGCCCTGCTCACCTCCCCCTGACCACCCTGCGTCCTCACTCACCCCTGCCCTGCTCACCTCCCCCAGAGCACCCTgcgtcctcacccctgccccgctCACCTCCCCCAGAGCACCCTgcgtccccacccctgccccgctcACCTCCCCCTGACCACCCTGCGTCCTCACCCCTGCCCTGCTCACCTCCCCCTGAGCACCCTGCGTCCTCACTCACCCCTGCCCTGCTCACCTCCCCCAGAGCACCCTgcgtcctcacccctgccccgctcacctccccctgaccaccctgcgtcctcacccctgccccgctcacctccccctgaccaccctgcgtcctcacccctgccccgctcacctccccctgaccaccctgcgtccccacccctgccccgctcACATCCCCCTGAGAACCCTgcgtcctcacccctgccccgctcacctccccctgaccaccctgcgtcctcacccctgccccgctcacctctccctgaccaccctgcgtccccacccctgccccactcaCATCCCCCTGAGAACCCTgcgtcctcacccctgccccgctcacctccccctgaccaccctgcgtcctcacccctgccccgctcacctctccctgaccaccctgcgtccccacccctgccccgctcACATCCCCCTGAGAACCCTgcgtcctcacccctgccccgctcacctccccctgaccaccctgcgtcctcacccctgccccgctcacctccccctgaccaccctgcgtccccacccctgccccgctcacctccccctgaccaccctgcgtccccacccctgccccgctcacctccccctgaccaccctgcgtccccacccctgccccgctcACCTCCCCCTGAGCACCCTgcgtccccacccctgccccgctcacctccccctgaccaccctgcgtccccacccctgccccgctcacctccccctgaccaccctgcgtccccacccctgccccgctcacctccccctgaccaccctgcgtcctcacccctgccccgctcacctccccctgaccaccctgcgtccccacccctgccccgctcacctccccctgaccaccctgcgtcctcacccctgccccgctcacctccccctgaccaccctgcgtccccacccctgccccactcaCATCCCCCTGAGAACCCTgcgtcctcacccctgccccgctcacctccccctgaccaccctgcgtcctcacccctgccccgctcacctccccctgaccaccctgcgtcctcacccctgccccactCACATCCCCCTGAGAACCCTgcgtcctcacccctgccccgctcacctccccctgaccaccctgcgtcctcacccctgccccgctcacctctccctgaccaccctgcgtcctcacccctgccccgctcacctccccctgaccaccctgcgtcctcacccctgccccgctcacctccccctgagcaccctgcgtcctcacccctgccccgctcacctccccctgaccaccctgtgtcctcacccctgccccgctcacctccccctgaccaccctgcgtcctcacccctgccccgctCACCTCCCCCTGAGCACCCTGCGTCCTCACCTGCCCCGCTCACCTCCCCCTGAGCACCCTGCGTCCTCACCCCTGCCCTGCTCACCTCCCCCTGAGCACCCTgcgtcctcacccctgccccgctcacctccccctgaccaccctgcgtccccacccctgccctgctcaCCTCCCCCTGACCACCCTGCGCGTGTCTCGACAGCGCTGCTCTGAGGAGCGGCCCCAGTCTTGCATAACCGCACACGCCTGGCCCGGGGCGGACTTGTCAGCCCGTGGGAGGTGTTGGCATTGAGGCAGAGGTAGGGTGTGGTGGGCCTTCCGGAAGCACCTGCAAGGGGGAGGGGGCCCTCACAGGGCCTGGCTCCAGCAGCGTCCGGTCCTGAGCTCCTGCGAACCTGACCTGTCACCTCCTTGTGGCTCAAGTGTACACTCCGCTCAGACCCAGTTGGTCCTCGTCCAGTGTGATCAGCACAtgctggctgggggtggggtgcgggTGGCCTTGCCCAGACTTGCCATTGGGGGCGGGAGCGTGGGCTCCGGGGATCAAGTCCAGGGCCTGTGTCCTCCCAGAAAAAATGCAGGTGATCATCAGCCCCTGCTTGGTAGTGTGAAAACTGTGAACTGCCGGGCACGACACGTGGAACCTAAGATCCAGAAATACCTGCGATGATCACACAGAGAGCAGTGATGAGTCACTCGGGGCAAGGCCCTCCCCTGGGAGGAAGGAGcttcctcagccccaggctcagTCTTACTGGAAAGGGAAGAGCTTTGCTTGGCAAAGCCGCTGGTGCTGGAGCCTCTGCGAGGGGGCGGCCACCGTGGGGCCAGGGTCAAGTCGAGGGAAGGTCTGAGGAGCCTCTTGCCAAGGGGACCCAGGTACGCAAGCGCGTTGCACAACAGGTGGGAAAATAGCTGTGCTCCCGGCCACAGCCAAGTCAGAGGCCAGCACCCAACACCAAGTATGTGTGCCTGAAAGGTGTCCAAGGCACCAAGAGAAACGCCTGGCAGGAGCTCACGTTCCAGGGAGCCCAcagtttaaaccaggggtctcaaactcaactcagcatgtgggccgcagagcaagatcacagccgttccgtgggccgcactaggtctacaaaaggcaactgttacgcaacacttttcagtgtcacaaaacgaccagaaactgtagttcgcatcacaactgctgttaacgaagctaatatctagctaggatgctagagaaatgaaagatacaagtaggcccctaggcttacttaattttatccaaaatattttgaacttcgtggattagtctgcgggccgcacaaaattgttcggcaggccgcatgcagcccgtgggccgcgagtttgagacccctggtttaaaatgACCccgagataaagagagagagaggaacaggaagagtgagaagcatcaacccgtagttgcttcacttccgttgttcactgattgcttctcacacgtgtcttgaccagggggag
The sequence above is a segment of the Saccopteryx bilineata isolate mSacBil1 chromosome 12, mSacBil1_pri_phased_curated, whole genome shotgun sequence genome. Coding sequences within it:
- the LOC136316090 gene encoding uncharacterized protein — protein: MRNNAHSCVRGQRPSTRGRHAHRGHSDDCEGPTESPRACPGWPAASSVSSPLPCSPPPEHPASSPLPCSPPPEHPASSPLPRSPPPEHPASSLLPRSPLPEHPASSPLSCSPPPDLRASSPLPCSPPPEHPASSPLPCSPPPDHPCPAHLPLSTLRPHPCPAHLPLSTLRPHPCPAHLPLTTLRPHPCPAHLPLSTLRPHSPLPCSPPPEHPASSPLPRSPPPDHPASSPLPRSPPPDHPASSPLPRSPPPDHPASPPLPRSHPPENPASSPLPRSPPPDHPASSPLPRSPPPEHPASPPLPRSPPPDHPASPPLPRSPPPEHPASPPLPRSPPPDHPASSPLPRSPPPDHPASPPLPRSPPSDHPASSPLPRSPPPDHPASPPLPRSHPPENPASSPLPRSPPPDHPASPPLPRSPPPEHPASPPLPRSPPPDHPASSPLPRSPPPDHPASPPLPRSPPSDHPASSPLPRSPPPDHPASPPLPRSPPPENPASSPLPRSPPPDHPASPPLPRSPPPEHPASPPLPRSPPPDHPASPPLPRSPPPDHPASSPLPCSPPPDHPASSLTPALLTSPRAPCVLTPAPLTSPRAPCVPTPAPLTSP